The Papaver somniferum cultivar HN1 chromosome 6, ASM357369v1, whole genome shotgun sequence genome segment ATTCTTAGTTTGTCTACGGAATGTCAACTGATAGTGCATGACTTTTCACAAAATCTCAAGGATGTGGTGCAGCAGCAACAAGTAACAACTTCTGTAACAGAAAGATTATTGGTGCACAACATTTTgcagcagctgctgttgcttaaATGGTTTTTTCCGTAAACTAAGCATCTCCTCTTGATGGTGATGGGAATGAAAGGTTTGTGTTTGCCTGGGATTCTCATCACTGATACCAGCAAGTCAATGGTGAGCAGTTACACGATTCCAAATTCGAATCATCACAGTTGCATACTAGGGTGAATGTTCTCATATACATCTTAATCTTTTTAGAGTGTGTTTTGGAAACTCCACTTTTGTAACAAACATCTATATCACTGCCATTTTTTGGATGTGTGTTTAAGACTCgcaggttaacttgaatgaatgtaaatgtgttacACTGGTACGTTAATGTGAATGTGAATTATTTTCGGCAATTCGGTTTCGGCCCTAattctttttttcaaaatagtaTTATGCACACAACTCCAAACAAAAGTTGTATTTTCGTATTCATCTACTGAAAACAGAAGTTGTTACTTTAAATATTACAATCCTTAAGGGTGTTGTGTTAGACATTATGACtatactggtaattgttgttgcatatgtttctacgatatgctacttatgttgtccatgattgttctacaatacaagcaagagttgtgttaggttatcaaaaaaaatcgaaagagaatcacaacattgacaaactattgtcgaaccatgaatcacatcaccctttacaacacttgtcaaccattgtagaaaaacctggactttctacaatacccccgttccacaatgcatgaaatggagttgtcgtaggggtactgcaactcttatcttgtatcgtcaatgatgatttttcccgaaGTGATGACATATTAAACATGTCATTACTATAgctattaattaaaaatatccgTAGGAAAAAAAATACACTGAAGGAAGTGACATGGCATTAGTGCAAACCAAGTCATTTACTAACAATAAGTACTtaataatactagagaaattCAGTTATTGATTTTTAGATGACATTTGTAGTTTCTGAATTTCAGTAGGGACCTTGACGTCTGTTGCTAACCCAATGCTCTCAAGTAGCTTTATCACGTACCAAGGAAAGTCGAGCTGCCACCATTCGAGACCTAACCGAGCTGAGAATTCAAAGGCGTGATGATTGTTGTGCCATCCTTCTCCACTTAAATTAAGTATGTTCATCAACCAATTGTTTCTGGATAAATCTTTGGTGTTATATGGCCTTTTACCCCACATATGGCATACTGAATTGATGATGAACGTGCCATGGTGTGAATATGCCATTCTAACACCCTATATATACCAGAACAAAATTATCAGTCTGATCAAATATGCTGATGAAAATTTGGCTATGATCCAGAGGATCAGCAACGAAATATAGATTACCGGATTTTCGCTAGGTTATGCGAGTGAACTTACCATTCCCCAAATAAAGTGGGGCAGGCCTCCTGTCACGTACAACAGCAGTGCAAGTCCAACATAGTGAAACGATATTGTTTTCCGAAGAAACCTGTAGTAAGCTTGCTTTTTTAAATCCATAACATTATTCGTCTTCCGCACTGCAAAAACATGATCCGAATGCTATTATAATGGGGATAATGTTTGTGCTCAGAAAGATAAAGCCACCGTAGGATATAATTTCCCTTCCTAAATAATTGTACTACCTTCAACTTTTGCTCAATTATGTGCCAATGAAGGCTATGAATCAGGTAATTAGTAAATAATAAATGATGGTGAACAGGCCGAGAATGAAACCTTTTCCCTTAGATAGGTGTGTTGAAAAATCCAATTTATATAGCTGAACCAAAATCCTTCGATTGGGCTATGTGGGTCTTTGAGGGTATCTACGAACTGATGGTGAAACCGATGAACGCTTACCCAATATATTGGGTCTCCCTGAGTAAGTGCCAACAACAGAAACACATTAAGCAAATACACATACACGTAACACATAGAAAGAGGTAGGTGTATATGCATGTAGCTACCTACCTGTGCAGCGTGGAGTCCGAAATAAGCAAACAGATATTCAACTGATTTATTGAGCTTCAAACTTCTGTGACAAAGGCTTctatggtaacaaagaccaatccCGATAGGTCCACATAAGACACTCAAAACCACACAAACCCAAAATGCATGCCAAGTAAAATGGGATGGAGCAGCTAGTACACATATATGTTCCAGAATTACTATCGCCAAGTTTGCCGCATCCCAGAAATAATCCATTCTTCTCACTGAAGGAGGCGTCAGCTCATCTTTTGTACCTAGCCATTGCGATTGTACCATACCATGTAGATTATCATGAACGGTTTCCTGCAGAGCCATATTAGGATCTAAGTTCTATCTTTAAGGAACTTTGTTGTAGTTCACTCTGGCAACACCTATTTATATATGTTGTTGCACTTGGATTCTTTTGAGACATATATTTGACTAACCTTCTCTCATTGTCAGCTAATCTTCTCTCAGCGTTGTCTATGTTATCAGTGTATCTCATGaattttttccctaattttttgcATCTTGTTACCTAACCTTCTTCCATTGGTGTCTGTGTGAAAAACTGATAGAAGAACAGTATGAAAAACCGTCAAATGCATAATCAATTATTATCTGCCAGACCGCAACCTCTTGATAAAACTTAAAGCTTGTAATTAAGTCACGAGCCAACTGTTTTTACCTAATGGCGTGAGACATGGTTAATACCGCTCCTTGCTCACTTGAATAAATAAGTGAGAGGCTCCGAGGGAATAAGGCTAAATGAACGCTAACCGCAAATGAGCAAAGAAAATTAGTTGGCATCATTTCGTCACCATTGTTTAGGATTACTAGGTCTTAGTAAAGTCACCCGGTGGTCGTAGTTTAACAATATGATTTAACATATCAGAAAGtcgttttccaaaaatattgtcTCAGTGATCAACGGATAATATCTCGAAATAAACTCCATCAGAATATTTTCATGAGGAAGACAAGTAAAGATATTATGCGCAATAATTAAACAGAGGCGCATGAGGAAATGATTACAAAATTCAAATGATGTGGAATGACTGTTAGCAgactggaaaaaaaaaaacccaaagaaGATAGCATATGTGGATTGAGTTATCTTATCCTactgataccaaaaaaaaaagaggtaaTTGTTTGGTGAAGTCCCACTTTTGGTGAAGCTTTTTTGTAATTAACATTATAACACTCTAATTATTAACTTCCAAAACCAAACAGGCTGGTAGGGAAGGTCACAATAAAAGGGTACTAAGGCTGAATTTGTAAAGTGCATCTTCAGAGCATCTCCAAGAGAAGGTGCAAAAAATCATATGTGGatttttaatttagtttttttatttatggggtctacacatagagtaaatataAGACCTCATATTTAAAATACTATCTTCAGTGAGAATTTCAACACAAAAAAATTAGTTAAAAGCATGATGTGGATGTGCAaccggaggtgtagataacactttcttgaacaccttcatactTAATAATTGGTTCCTCGGTAACTTGTAggaccctactgttggagatgaactTATGTTAaacgggggtctaaaatcctacgtgtcactaaaaataattaaatctacCATCTTACGGAAATGCTCTGATGGTCCCCGTTTCGAATCCCGCTGAGCACCGTTTAcagttattatatttttcatgttctaaaTTTTTTTTCGCTCCCTTCGACATAATACTTCCGGATTCCGGTTCGACACCTTTCATCAATCAAATTTCATACAATCAGAAAATGCAAATTTGTCAGGCTTTCGAAGAACTCATTTGACAAATCTTTATTTCTTAGTTTTTCTATTACAGATATGTTAAAATCCCAATCTGGGGTTAGGCTTTCCCAAGATTTTCTCTCCACTTCAAAGGGATTCACAATGCTAATTGAGTCCTGCTAGAGATTACACAGTTGGTTTGTAAATTGgttgcaatttttcttcatcAATATATTTTCAGTTCAATATTTGATTCCGTAATCAAATTAAGTTTGAAGCTTACATTAGAGATTTTGATACGATTGTGTTACTTCTTCACAAGCACTTTGTGAGCTAGAACTGCATGTGAAAATGTCCAGAACCTTTTTATTTGGTTTCAATAGATTCAAAAGGAATTTGGGTATCTTTGTTAACATTCAAACATAATTAAGGAATGAGGACTCGGAAGTATGTAGCAGAAATGGAAAAACGTATCAAAGATCATAGATACTATTCAtgttgatatgcttatactatTCCCTTTTTTTGCTTCACTCTCTAAAATAGAAGGAAAATGCAGAAATCCGCAGAAGGAATGAGAAGTGCTCTCCAAAATTCAGCTGTAACGGTTGTCCTTAGCGGGGGTGGGGTGGTGGTGGATTATATATCTCAGAGAACATTAAACAATCTATTGAGGGATATACAAATTGCTTAATCTATTCGAGGTGATCAATATTGATTGTTTAGTATGCCTTTTGGACTGAATATGAACGATAAAATTTGCAGGTCTTGAAACGGAACGATACTTCATTCTTATTGTGTGGTTCAGTTATTTTACTAAAAAGCATGTGTACAGGTATCTTAATTAAAGTGTGTTTGTTATTTCTAGCACTACATATTTGGTTGAGCTTAAAGAACTTAAAATGAGTTTCTGAGTCAAGTTCTTTGTATTCACCTGATAGATTTCAACCTCACCTTTTAAGTAGTTCCAATATGAAGATCACTGTTGATATCTCTTAAAACCGATATAAAACAAAAACACTACCGGGAAATTTTGTTGTATTAAGAAACCGTCTGTTAGTACTACCACTGTGGATATTTTTCACTTTATGTAAATGCGACAAACATTCGTACTCATTTTGACTGCTACTGCAGCTGCTGCGATGTTtgattataatttttctttttaatcaaAAGAGCGTCCAGTTGAGGTTCTAATACGCATCCATGTAATCTGTAGATACATACATGAGGTACACTTGACTGATTGCAAATATAATGTTGCAGATTAAGGTACATTTGGAATGCGAAATGGAGGTTAGTTGGTAGTACTTTAGTGCATAGGTATATCCTAAGCTGCTTTGGGAGACATACATTTCCAAAAAAGAATTTTAGTTTGTTACTCCTATATGTTAAAGCTTTTACAACGTAACAATAAATTGGCAGGTGCATCGCACATATTTACTCATATCGGGATGAACGTACCGGCAGGCGCATAGTGTATGCGTGCTATACTAGTTCTATGATTACAAATTCGGGTAAGAATCTCTTTTGCAATATTGCTAATGAGCTAAAGCAAGAAGTACGCGTGGGGATCTACTTAGACGAATGGCTTTTTCTGCTCAGCTTTTATACACTTGGATTTCGAACAACAAAAGGCGAAAAATATTGAAGGTGATCATCATCATGAAGAGAGAACACCATAAGCCATTTTGAGCTGGTAGCAAACTGcaagaaccaattgaatgtgGTTCTGTCTGTATTGTTTCAGagattttccttttttatttcaaaaaaaaaaaaagaaaaaaaaaaagagaacacCATAATTCATGAATGCTACATAAAATTCAGCGTAAACGAAGAGAGATTTGAGAACATACCGTTAATAACCCTTGAATATTTGTTGGTCATCCCCACTTGACCCTAATAACCCTTGAATACTTGTTGATCGTGCTAGTTCTTCATTTATCCTGTTTAAATAATCTTGCATGTAAGAAAATGCAATCTCTAATAATTTTTGTGAACTACATTTCGTACTCACATCAACAATTAATTCCCATTCTCTTGCATAAAGTTTGCCATATAACAGACTAATAATTCTACATAGTTGAAAACAACATGACATTGGGTGACAATGGAAATGCTGTTATTTTCAAGATGGAGGAGAAGAGTAAGAGATTACCAGATTTCTTACAGAGCGTGAATTTGAAATATGTCAAGCTGGGTTATCATTACTTGATTACTCATTTCTTCACTCTATTTCTTATACCTATTTTCATACTTCTCTTTGCTGAAGCTATGCAAATCAACCCAAAGGATGTGTATGAGCTTTGGCATCACTACCTGATCAGGCACAATCTCGTCTGCGTTGTCATTTCCGGGGTTTGCGTTATTATGGGTTTAACCACTTACATAATGTCTTGGCCTCGCTCGGTCTACCTTGTTGATTACGCTTGTTATCGCCCACCATCACGCTTTCAAGTTTCAACTCATCAGTACCTTGAGCGTTGTCGAGGTTATGGTGACCTCGATGATTCTTTAATGGAATTCCAACATAAGATTGTCAAGCAGTCTGGACTGGGTGACGAGACTTCTTTTCCAGAAACATTTCACAACCCACCTTCAAAACCTACAAATACAATGGCCTTGGCGAGGGAAGAGACAGAGCAAGTGATGTTTGGTGCATTGGATATTCTATTCTCTACTACATCTGTGAAGCCAAAGGACGTTGGAATTCTTGTTGTGAATTCCAGTTTATTTAATCCTACTCCGTCCCTCTCTGCCATGATCGTCAATAAATACAAACTTAGAGGTAATATCAAGAGCTTCAATTTAGGGGGGATGGGTTGCAGCGCTGGAGTGATTTCGGTCGATATTGCCAAAGATTTACTTCAGGTTCATCGCAACACATATGCGATTGTTGTGAGCACAGAGAACATTACCCATGGTTCCTACTATGGACGGAACAAATCCATGATGTTACCTAATTGTCTATTCCGTGTAGGTGGTGCTGCGATGCTTCTCTCGAACAAATCCAAGGACAAACGACTAGCAAAGTACAAGCTGGCTCATGTGGTGAGAACCCACCATGGTTCAGACGATAAGGCTTTTAAATGTGTTTATCAGGATCAAGATGAAGCTGGTAAAATAGGCGTTTCGTTGTCCAAAGATGTCATGGCAACTGCTGGAAGTGCCCTTAAGATCAATGTCACTACTTTGGGTCCTCTAGTTCTTCCGATAAGCGAACAACTT includes the following:
- the LOC113290445 gene encoding 3-ketoacyl-CoA synthase 4-like: MTLGDNGNAVIFKMEEKSKRLPDFLQSVNLKYVKLGYHYLITHFFTLFLIPIFILLFAEAMQINPKDVYELWHHYLIRHNLVCVVISGVCVIMGLTTYIMSWPRSVYLVDYACYRPPSRFQVSTHQYLERCRGYGDLDDSLMEFQHKIVKQSGLGDETSFPETFHNPPSKPTNTMALAREETEQVMFGALDILFSTTSVKPKDVGILVVNSSLFNPTPSLSAMIVNKYKLRGNIKSFNLGGMGCSAGVISVDIAKDLLQVHRNTYAIVVSTENITHGSYYGRNKSMMLPNCLFRVGGAAMLLSNKSKDKRLAKYKLAHVVRTHHGSDDKAFKCVYQDQDEAGKIGVSLSKDVMATAGSALKINVTTLGPLVLPISEQLLFLTTLVIKKLFNLKVKPYIPDFKLAFEHFCIHAGGRGVIDEMEKNLDLLPIHVEASRSTLHRFGNTSSSSIWYELAYIEAKGRMNKNDRVWQIALGSGFKCNSAVWVALKNVKPSTNKCCPWGDCIDKYPVQTSGKQA